A stretch of the Diadema setosum chromosome 16, eeDiaSeto1, whole genome shotgun sequence genome encodes the following:
- the LOC140239691 gene encoding uncharacterized protein yields MPRAILLVACFLLYESLLTSSTSESTITYFTLNCSGEPLDLDIWCDRECIANKIPSAKLDEGASPLDGLVGLESDRLVCYDGFNILAAELVCRELGFPAVKDYSPQMISRTGTSNKTHWLSYSAGCQSAGVKDCLSQGTKCLSNTTVRLTCREPGFLGCYQGDRDAFQTLYVSGFKVHSNEECVSTCRVKTRSYDKAVSDGKNCRCYGPEEYNNNFFSSLSSTHSWTPAGSSKQVHCFYNLSVGVCEHPGPVSDGYWDSNISSFGSEITLTCDEGFMLYGSATLQCVGLPGWSTYFPDWNASVPSCRAVENATNGIERNDTLIYTTPPQIIDDSTSMSNITAELYILGTLLFVIVILLVVLALAWHKNHKERRMPLRAANQLLQMSPVNTSNRRPSSADHVELNTTGTDAGAEDQPFQNHPNHTFTDATAHEEDSYIIYQNAAKVAKGAAHPSRVDRISPRASSSQNNISTTVSTSLPSVNIPYIQDRNYNSMQETSIDQTKSGCEDCAYEVVDLHRNNGVKEIAPRSPGEVRLFDDACYNSLTFGNRFDSACAQTYYCQGQDSRIATVSNGKGEMDNECEKSCKSGDFSKSRNNDYDHTNHAFHDDKAQVHHLAHSSVCLTLQPDLHSRRENIPSSNMGSPATEPSGDVCSYQLYQLIPEDIDSSNRPCHPDVFDSSEYILLNPGKESVDCLLPAVREFNNVGERQEPDKRETTVYPRVHEKIGTALAPKPIMCEGLYAEVDKTRESCVVNTISNSIA; encoded by the exons ATGCCTCGCGCGATCCTGTTGGTTGCCTGTTTCTTGCTCTACGAGTCGTTGCTCACTTCGTCAACCTCGGAAAGCACCATAACGT ATTTTACTCTCAACTGCTCGGGCGAGCCGCTAGACCTCGACATATGGTGTGATAGAGAATGCATCGCCAACA AAATACCATCGGCAAAGCTGGATGAAGGAGCCTCTCCCCTGGATGGCTTAGTGGGCCTGGAGTCAGATAGATTGGTGTGCTATGACGGCTTCAACATTTTAGCTGCTGAATTAGTCTGCAGAGAGCTCGGCTTCCCGGCAGTAAAAGATTATTCGCCTCAAATGATATCAAGAACAGGAACATCAAACAAGACTCATTGGCTTTCATATTCTGCAG GTTGTCAAAGCGCAGGAGTAAAGGATTGTCTATCACAAGGAACGAAGTGTCTCTCAAACACGACTGTGAGGCTCACATGCAGAG AACCTGGATTCCTTGGGTGCTACCAGGGCGATCGTGACGCTTTTCAGACTTTATACGTTTCCGGGTTTAAAGTCCATTCTAATGAAGAGTGTGTATCCACCTGTAGAGTGAAAACCAGAAGCTATGACAAGGCTGTGAGTGATGGAAAAAATTGTAGATGTTATGGACCAGAAGAATATAATAACAACTTCTTTTCTAGCTTGAGCTCTACTCATTCTTGGACACCTGCAGGATCCAGCAAGCAAGTCCATTGTTTCTATAACC TTTCTGTCGGGGTTTGTGAGCACCCCGGCCCTGTGTCTGATGGTTATTGGGACTCTAATATCTCGAGCTTTGGATCCGAGATAACTCTTACTTGTGACGAAGGGTTCATGTTATATGGCAGCGCGACACTGCAGTGTGTGGGACTACCTGGATGGTCGACTTACTTCCCGGATTGGAACGCGTCAGTCCCTTCTTGCAGGGCAGTTGAAAATGCAACAAATG GTATTGAGAGGAACGACACCTTAATCTACACAACACCACCACAAATCATAGACGACAGTACAAGCATGTCAA ATATAACTGCCGAACTCTACATCCTGGGAACCCTTCTATTTGTCATTGTCATATTGCTTGTTGTCCTTGCTCTGGCTTGGCACAAGAATCACAAGGAAAG ACGTATGCCCTTACGAGCTGCAAACCAGCTATTGCAAATGTCTCCTGTGAACACTTCCAACCGAAGGCCGAGCTCGGCCGATCATGTTGAATTGAACACTACGGGAACTGACGCTGGAGCAGAGgatcagccattccaaaatcaTCCTAACCACACATTCACAGACGCCACTGCTCATGAGGAGGACTCATACATCATCTACCAGAATGCTGCGAAGGTAGCCAAGGGGGCTGCCCATCCCTCAAGAGTAGATCGAATCTCCCCTCGTGCATCTTCCTCACAGAATAACATCAGTACCACTGTCAGCACCTCATTGCCCTCAGTGAATATCCCGTACATTCAAGACCGTAATTATAACAGCATGCAGGAAACGTCAATAGATCAAACGAAAAGCGGCTGTGAGGACTGTGCCTACGAAGTTGTAGACCTTCATAGAAACAATGGGGTTAAAGAAATTGCCCCTAGATCACCTGGTGAAGTGCGCTTATTTGATGACGCGTGTTACAATTCACTGACATTCGGCAATAGATTCGACAGTGCTTGCGCtcaaacatattattgtcaAGGGCAGGATTCCAGAATTGCCACGGTGTCTAACGGGAAAGGGGAGATGGACAACGAATGTGAAAAGTCTTGCAAATCTGGCGACTTTTCCAAGTCGAGAAACAATGACTACGATCACACCAATCATGCCTTCCACGACGACAAAGCGCAAGTTCACCACCTAGCGCACtcatctgtctgtctgacttTGCAGCCTGATCTTCACTCTAGGAGAGAAAATATCCCTTCTTCGAATATGGGTTCCCCAGCAACTGAGCCTTCTGGAGACGTTTGTAGTTATCAGCTATATCAGTTAATACCTGAGGACATTGACAGCAGTAACAGGCCATGTCACCCTGACGTTTTTGACTCGAGTGAATACATTTTACTGAATCCTGGAAAAGAGTCAGTCGATTGTCTTCTTCCTGCTGTGAGAGAATTTAATAACGTCGGTGAACGCCAAGAGCCCGATAAGCGAGAAACTACAGTGTATCCACGGGTACATGAAAAAATAGGAACAGCTTTGGCACCTAAACCAATAATGTGCGAAGGGTTGTATGCAGAGGTTGACAAAACTCGTGAATCGTGCGTTGTTAACACAATTTCTAACAGTATTGCTTGA